A genome region from Arachis duranensis cultivar V14167 chromosome 6, aradu.V14167.gnm2.J7QH, whole genome shotgun sequence includes the following:
- the LOC107493455 gene encoding zinc finger protein JACKDAW — MLPGDPFSLSTSLAAAGFTQDQNLNSIANPNPKPKPNSNPPPATNKKKRNLPGTPDPDAEVIALSPKTLMATNRFICEICNKGFQRDQNLQLHRRGHNLPWKLRQRTNKEVKKKVYICPEKSCVHHEPARALGDLTGIKKHFSRKHGEKKWKCEKCSKKYAVQSDWKAHSKTCGTREYKCDCGTLFSRKDSFITHRAFCDALAEESARLNSVSTSTNLSFKSEEATTQQGVLNNNVGGGVGFRFDFNNEMGMVGAEQEQIMRPNLSLWLNQQHGNNRHQINQFDMPSSSSSHHQVMHMPMPMLPNDFGMLAPNSSKVSEEGGGSDHNSGLASMYSENQSKQSSKAPSPSTYSPMSATALLQKAAQIGSTNNPSTFSASFGLMTSSSSIQTTTASNSNQNQQGRRIDQSIRQPDQCFSALMHSSQSFDDQFLSNHHPGSSSAAGHNNNFTRDFLGMSRGPFLPQELAKFASVGSSMGLTQFTTSATHQ, encoded by the exons ATGTTGCCCGGTGACCCCTTTTCGCTATCCACTTCTCTCGCTGCTGCTGGGTTCACCCAAGACCAAAACTTAAACTCCATcgcaaaccctaaccctaaacctaaacctaatAGTAATCCCCCTCCAGCCAccaacaagaagaagagaaaccttCCAGGAACACCAG atccagaTGCAGAAGTCATTGCTCTTTCGCCGAAGACGCTCATGGCGACGAACAGATTCATCTGCGAGATATGCAACAAAGGATTCCAGAGGGATCAGAATCTTCAGCTGCACAGGAGGGGACACAACCTGCCATGGAAGCTGAGACAGAGGACGAACAAGGAGGTGAAGAAGAAGGTGTACATCTGCCCGGAGAAGAGCTGCGTCCACCACGAGCCGGCAAGGGCGCTGGGCGACCTGACAGGGATCAAGAAGCACTTCAGCAGAAAGCATGGCGAGAAAAAGTGGAAGTGCGAAAAATGTTCCAAGAAGTACGCTGTCCAATCTGATTGGAAAGCTCACTCCAAAACCTGCGGCACCAGAGAATATAAATGTGACTGTGGCACCCTCTTTTCCAG GAAGGATAGCTTTATTACTCACAGAGCATTTTGCGATGCATTGGCTGAGGAGAGTGCGAGGCTGAACTCGGTTTCTACGTCGACGAATCTGAGTTTCAAGAGCGAAGAGGCAACAACGCAGCAGGGAGTTCTGAATAATAATGTTGGGGGCGGAGTTGGATTTCGATTTGATTTCAATAATGAAATGGGAATGGTTGGTGCAGAACAAGAACAAATTATGAGGCCAAACTTGTCACTGTGGTTGAACCAACAACATGGAAACAACCGTCATCAGATTAATCAATTTGATATGCCATCATCATCAAGCTCTCATCATCAAGTTATGCACATGCCTATGCCTATGTTGCCTAATGATTTTGGAATGCTTGCTCCCAATTCATCAAAGGTATCGGAAGAAGGTGGGGGCTCAGATCATAATTCAGGTTTGGCATCTATGTATTCTGAGAATCAAAGCAAGCAATCATCAAAGGCACCTTCACCTTCAACTTATTCTCCGATGTCAGCCACTGCGCTTCTTCAGAAGGCAGCGCAAATTGGGTCCACCAACAACCCTTCAACTTTCAGTGCAAGTTTTGGGCTCATGACCTCTTCATCTTCCATTCAAACCACTACTGCTAGTAATTCAAACCAAAACCAACAGGGAAGAAGAATTGATCAGAGTATTAGGCAGCCAGATCAGTGTTTTAGCGCATTAATGCATTCGTCACAAAGTTTTGATGATCAGTTTTTGAGTAATCATCATCCTGGTTCATCAAGTGCTGCGGGGCATAACAATAATTTTACAAGAGACTTTCTTGGCATGAGTAGAGGACCATTCCTACCCCAAGAGCTAGCAAAGTTTGCTTCCGTAGGCTCATCAATGGGTTTGACCCAATTCACTACTAGCGCAACCCATCAATGA